Proteins from a single region of Sporosarcina sp. P33:
- the rsmA gene encoding 16S rRNA (adenine(1518)-N(6)/adenine(1519)-N(6))-dimethyltransferase RsmA — MYKDIATPMRTKEILQKHGFSFKKSLGQNFLVDSNVLHNIVSCAAITKDTGVIEVGPGIGALTEHLARQAGKVVAFEIDGRLLPVLEDTMSPYPNVTVLHQDVLKADLHGVIEEQFADYEDVVVVANLPYYITTPIIMKFLMERARVKQLVIMMQKEVADRITASPGTKAYGSLSIAVQYYMDAEVSMIVPKTVFIPQPNVESAVLSLTRREEAYAAVADEDFLFTVTQGSFLHRRKTLWNNLQASLAEGKEKKDLIQQAFDQAGIDPSRRGETLSIPEFIELANALYPHFGNPKPE; from the coding sequence ATGTATAAAGACATAGCTACACCTATGAGAACAAAAGAGATTTTACAGAAACACGGATTTTCATTCAAGAAAAGTCTGGGTCAGAATTTTCTGGTGGATTCCAACGTACTTCATAATATCGTCTCGTGCGCAGCAATTACAAAAGATACGGGCGTTATTGAGGTGGGACCGGGAATTGGTGCATTGACAGAACACCTTGCGAGGCAAGCCGGAAAGGTCGTGGCGTTCGAGATAGACGGGCGTCTGTTGCCTGTTCTTGAAGATACGATGTCGCCATATCCAAATGTGACAGTGCTTCACCAGGATGTCCTGAAAGCAGATCTGCACGGGGTAATAGAAGAACAGTTTGCTGACTATGAAGACGTAGTCGTGGTGGCAAATTTACCGTACTATATTACGACGCCTATCATTATGAAGTTTCTTATGGAAAGAGCGCGGGTGAAACAGCTTGTGATCATGATGCAAAAGGAAGTGGCAGACCGTATTACAGCGTCGCCAGGCACAAAAGCGTATGGTTCTTTGTCGATTGCTGTCCAGTATTATATGGATGCGGAAGTATCGATGATCGTACCGAAAACCGTGTTTATTCCGCAGCCGAATGTGGAATCGGCTGTTCTTAGTTTAACGCGCCGGGAAGAAGCGTATGCTGCAGTGGCGGATGAAGATTTCCTGTTTACTGTAACGCAGGGATCATTCTTGCATCGGCGTAAAACGTTGTGGAATAATCTCCAGGCGTCTCTCGCCGAGGGAAAAGAAAAGAAAGATCTTATTCAGCAGGCATTCGATCAGGCCGGAATAGACCCAAGCAGAAGGGGAGAGACACTGTCAATACCAGAGTTTATTGAACTGGCCAATGCACTTTACCCTCACTTTGGCAACCCGAAACCGGAATAA
- the veg gene encoding biofilm formation stimulator Veg — protein sequence MPKTLADIKKSLDAHLGKRLHLKANGGRKKTIEHAGVLRDTYRAVFVVELDQDDNAFERVSYSYADILTEAVEITILDGSDQTAFIIK from the coding sequence ATGCCAAAAACATTAGCAGACATTAAAAAGTCACTGGACGCTCATTTAGGGAAACGTCTCCATCTGAAAGCAAACGGCGGTCGTAAGAAGACCATCGAACATGCAGGAGTCTTGCGCGATACGTATCGTGCCGTTTTCGTAGTCGAGTTGGATCAGGATGACAATGCGTTTGAAAGAGTTTCTTACAGCTATGCAGATATTTTGACCGAAGCGGTTGAAATAACAATTCTTGATGGTTCAGACCAAACAGCTTTTATCATCAAATAA
- a CDS encoding G5 and 3D domain-containing protein, with translation MFQKNTKGMRIAILFVAMALFVTTTSLVLIDGKKKNVSLDLNGKQVEVRTAAATVGEVLAANDVEVQKHDIVEPAADTPITADTDIKWQQAKKVTIDIDGKTQELWTTDRTVNDVLKTAEIEVTTHDEVEPALAAKVTDNQPITIAKAFPVTVKDGGKERTVWSTQTTVRQFLTDQNIRLSNLDKVEGDTKAKLTASNAVVNIARVEKVTDVVEESANFKVKRKTDMTMLKGKEKVVTEGKKGKVQKKFQITKKNGKIVSRELVGKTMVEEPTHKVVHVGAKAPKVEVAAAPAKAKSGGTSASSQVAVSRGSGSEPSGGKEFYANASAYTAYCTGCSGITATGINLRANPNMKLIAVDPRVIPLGSKVWVEGYGYAIAGDTGGAIKGNRIDLHMPTKEAAYNFGRRQVKIKVIN, from the coding sequence ATGTTTCAAAAGAATACAAAGGGTATGCGCATTGCAATTTTATTCGTAGCAATGGCGTTATTCGTAACTACTACGTCACTCGTATTGATTGACGGAAAAAAGAAGAACGTCTCGTTGGATCTTAACGGCAAACAAGTAGAAGTACGCACAGCAGCAGCTACAGTTGGAGAAGTATTGGCAGCAAATGACGTAGAAGTGCAAAAACATGACATCGTAGAGCCGGCAGCTGATACACCGATTACAGCTGATACGGATATTAAGTGGCAGCAGGCTAAGAAAGTTACGATTGACATAGATGGCAAAACGCAGGAACTTTGGACAACAGACCGCACAGTGAATGATGTGCTGAAGACAGCAGAAATTGAAGTGACGACACATGACGAAGTAGAGCCTGCATTGGCAGCAAAGGTTACAGATAACCAGCCGATCACTATTGCTAAAGCATTCCCTGTTACTGTGAAAGACGGCGGCAAGGAACGTACGGTATGGTCCACTCAAACGACTGTCAGACAGTTTTTGACAGATCAAAATATCCGTCTTTCTAATTTAGATAAAGTAGAAGGCGATACAAAAGCAAAACTGACCGCATCTAATGCTGTGGTAAACATTGCGCGTGTAGAAAAGGTTACCGATGTAGTAGAAGAATCGGCTAACTTCAAAGTGAAAAGAAAAACAGATATGACTATGTTAAAAGGTAAAGAGAAAGTCGTGACTGAAGGTAAAAAAGGTAAAGTACAAAAGAAATTCCAAATCACGAAAAAGAACGGAAAGATTGTTTCCCGTGAACTTGTCGGCAAAACAATGGTGGAAGAGCCTACACATAAAGTAGTTCACGTAGGGGCAAAAGCGCCTAAAGTAGAAGTGGCTGCAGCACCGGCCAAGGCAAAATCTGGTGGCACATCTGCAAGTTCTCAAGTTGCCGTATCACGCGGCAGCGGCAGTGAGCCAAGCGGCGGAAAAGAATTCTATGCCAATGCAAGTGCGTATACAGCATATTGCACAGGCTGTTCAGGTATAACAGCAACGGGTATTAACTTGCGTGCAAATCCGAACATGAAATTAATCGCGGTAGATCCGCGTGTCATTCCACTCGGTTCCAAAGTTTGGGTGGAAGGCTACGGCTATGCAATCGCAGGTGATACAGGCGGTGCGATCAAAGGAAACCGCATTGATCTGCACATGCCTACAAAAGAAGCGGCTTATAACTTTGGCCGCCGCCAAGTAAAGATTAAAGTAATTAACTAA
- the rnmV gene encoding ribonuclease M5 translates to MNIEEVIVVEGKSDTVAVRRATGADTIETNGSAVSDKTIERIRHAQQTRGVIVFTDPDFPGRRIRAIVEEQVPGVKHAFLTKKETIAKNGHGLGIEHASDDAIRRALASVYTVSEHTIEEIPMAVLLEARLIGHEDSRKRRERLSELLHIGQVNGKGLKKRLEMFRISNAQLNEAIRIVDGEGMNTDV, encoded by the coding sequence GTGAATATAGAAGAAGTAATTGTAGTGGAAGGAAAGTCGGATACCGTAGCGGTCAGAAGAGCGACCGGCGCCGATACGATTGAAACGAACGGTTCGGCGGTGTCAGACAAGACCATTGAACGGATTCGTCATGCGCAGCAAACGAGGGGCGTCATCGTTTTTACTGACCCTGATTTTCCCGGGCGGCGTATACGGGCAATTGTAGAAGAACAGGTGCCTGGCGTAAAGCATGCATTTTTAACAAAGAAGGAGACAATTGCGAAAAATGGTCACGGGTTAGGCATCGAACATGCAAGTGATGATGCAATTCGCCGCGCGTTAGCTTCTGTTTATACGGTGAGTGAACATACTATAGAAGAGATTCCAATGGCAGTATTGCTGGAAGCCCGATTGATCGGTCACGAGGACTCCAGAAAGCGCAGGGAGCGTCTCTCCGAGCTGTTGCATATCGGCCAAGTGAACGGTAAAGGATTGAAGAAGCGGCTGGAAATGTTCCGGATTTCCAACGCACAGTTAAATGAAGCGATACGAATTGTCGACGGGGAGGGAATGAACACTGATGTATAA
- the yabA gene encoding DNA replication initiation control protein YabA, whose protein sequence is MKEVNFLDRVMEFEQQLDSMQKQFRELIGFVAEMTEENHSLRLENHHLRTRLDEIDKITQSIEETARDERPKKLDVGEGVDNLARLYNEGFHVCNVHYGSSRKGEDCLFCLSFLNKQNG, encoded by the coding sequence TTGAAAGAAGTGAACTTTCTTGACAGAGTAATGGAGTTTGAACAGCAGTTGGATTCAATGCAAAAACAATTCAGAGAGCTGATTGGATTTGTTGCGGAAATGACTGAAGAAAACCACTCGCTTCGTCTGGAAAACCATCATCTGCGAACGCGGCTGGACGAAATTGATAAGATTACACAGAGTATAGAAGAGACCGCGCGGGATGAACGTCCGAAGAAGCTGGATGTGGGTGAAGGCGTAGATAATCTGGCTCGCCTGTATAATGAAGGGTTTCATGTATGCAACGTGCATTATGGCAGCAGCCGTAAAGGCGAAGATTGTTTATTCTGCCTGTCATTTTTAAATAAACAGAACGGTTAA
- a CDS encoding TatD family hydrolase has product MFIDTHVHLNADQYEEDLQDVIQRAIDANVEKMVVVGFDTKTINKAMKLIDEYSFIYGVIGWHPVDAVDCTESDLQWIKQLSAHPKVVGIGETGLDYHWDKSPKDIQQELFRKHIQLAKEVNLPIIIHNRDATGDVVRILQEEHAAEVGGIMHCYGGSVETAKQCIEMSFLISLGGPVTFKNARMPKEVAKEIPLNKLLIETDAPYLAPHPYRGKRNEPSYIPLVAEEIARLKEVTVEEVAKQTTANALQLFKIQ; this is encoded by the coding sequence ATGTTTATTGATACACATGTTCATTTAAATGCAGATCAATACGAAGAAGACTTACAAGACGTCATTCAGCGTGCAATTGATGCAAACGTAGAAAAAATGGTAGTGGTCGGTTTTGATACGAAAACTATCAATAAAGCCATGAAGTTAATTGATGAATATTCATTCATCTATGGCGTAATTGGCTGGCATCCTGTCGATGCGGTAGATTGCACAGAAAGCGATCTGCAATGGATAAAGCAATTATCCGCTCATCCTAAAGTAGTCGGCATCGGAGAAACAGGTCTTGATTATCACTGGGATAAATCACCGAAAGACATACAGCAAGAATTGTTCCGGAAGCATATTCAATTGGCAAAGGAAGTTAATTTGCCGATCATTATTCATAATCGCGATGCAACAGGCGATGTAGTTCGCATTCTGCAGGAAGAACATGCAGCAGAAGTCGGAGGGATTATGCATTGTTACGGAGGCAGTGTTGAAACTGCCAAACAATGTATAGAGATGAGTTTCCTCATATCTCTCGGCGGCCCTGTCACGTTCAAAAATGCCAGAATGCCAAAAGAAGTAGCGAAAGAAATTCCACTCAACAAGCTGCTGATTGAAACAGATGCACCTTATTTAGCGCCGCATCCATATCGGGGGAAACGTAATGAACCTTCCTATATCCCGTTAGTGGCAGAAGAAATCGCACGGTTGAAGGAAGTGACAGTTGAGGAAGTAGCGAAGCAAACGACTGCAAATGCATTACAGCTGTTTAAGATTCAGTAA
- the metG gene encoding methionine--tRNA ligase: protein MKVYINYLEELCVENQSKTFYITTPIYYPSGKFHIGTAYTTIASDAMARYKRLRGYDVRFLTGMDEHGQKIQEKAEEEGMTPLKYVDGIADIAKDLWKLMDISYDDLIRTTEDRHKVVVEKIFQKFLDNGDIYKGKYDGWKCVPCESYFTESQLTDGNCPDCGRPVHRVEEESYFFNMKKYADRLLAYYEENPTFIEPESRKNEMINNFIKPGLEDLSVSRMSFDWGIKVPGDPKHVIYVWVDALTNYITALGYMSDDDSLFKKYWPADVHVVGKDIVRFHTIYWPIFLMALDLPLPKKVFAHGFIMMKDGKMSKSKGNVVYPEMLVERYGLDATRYFLLRELPFGQDGVFSPEAFVERINYDLANDLGNLLNRTISMINKYFDGEILTEGLIPTEFDATLREMIQQTVTKYEQSMEKMQFSVVLGDVWALISRTNKYIDETAPWVLAKSEEDRMKLASVMYHLALSLHQTAVLLQPFMTNAPKQMIEQLGLSADSLRWDTLQDGYTIPAGTTVIKKGVPIFPRLDTEVEVEYIRQQMAITAPAEVEEKKEEVIEESNEITFDEFMSIDMRVATVTACEKMPKADKLLKLQVDLGYEQRQVVSGIAEHYKAEDVVGMKVIVVANLKPVKLRGELSQGMILAGEEDGVLKLATVDPLLENGARVK, encoded by the coding sequence ATGAAAGTATACATTAACTATTTGGAGGAATTATGCGTGGAGAATCAATCTAAAACATTTTATATTACAACGCCTATTTATTACCCAAGCGGGAAGTTTCATATAGGAACGGCATATACGACCATCGCATCGGATGCAATGGCACGCTATAAGCGGCTGCGCGGCTATGACGTCAGATTTTTAACAGGAATGGACGAGCATGGCCAAAAAATCCAGGAGAAAGCGGAAGAGGAAGGTATGACTCCGCTAAAATACGTAGATGGCATTGCCGATATCGCCAAGGATCTGTGGAAGCTGATGGATATTTCTTACGATGATTTAATCCGCACGACAGAAGACCGCCATAAAGTCGTTGTCGAAAAGATCTTTCAGAAGTTTCTTGATAACGGGGACATTTACAAAGGGAAGTATGACGGGTGGAAATGTGTGCCGTGTGAATCGTATTTTACAGAATCACAATTGACAGATGGAAATTGTCCGGATTGCGGACGCCCGGTTCACCGCGTAGAAGAAGAGTCTTATTTCTTTAATATGAAGAAGTATGCGGATCGCCTTCTTGCGTATTATGAAGAGAACCCGACATTCATTGAGCCGGAATCTCGTAAGAACGAAATGATTAATAACTTCATTAAACCGGGACTTGAAGATCTTTCGGTGTCCCGTATGTCATTTGACTGGGGAATTAAAGTGCCGGGGGACCCGAAGCATGTCATTTATGTGTGGGTCGATGCATTGACGAACTATATTACAGCTCTTGGCTATATGTCCGATGATGACTCATTGTTCAAGAAATATTGGCCGGCAGATGTTCATGTTGTAGGGAAAGACATCGTTCGCTTCCATACAATCTATTGGCCAATCTTCCTGATGGCGCTTGATCTGCCATTACCGAAAAAAGTATTTGCACATGGATTTATCATGATGAAAGACGGCAAAATGTCGAAATCCAAAGGGAATGTTGTCTACCCTGAAATGCTGGTTGAACGCTATGGCTTGGATGCTACACGTTACTTCTTGCTGCGTGAGCTGCCATTTGGACAAGACGGAGTATTTTCTCCGGAGGCATTTGTCGAGAGAATCAACTACGACCTGGCAAATGATTTAGGCAATCTGTTAAACCGTACTATTTCCATGATTAATAAATACTTTGACGGAGAAATTTTGACTGAAGGCCTGATTCCGACTGAATTTGATGCAACATTACGCGAGATGATTCAGCAAACTGTGACCAAATACGAGCAGTCTATGGAAAAAATGCAATTCAGTGTCGTGCTCGGAGATGTATGGGCATTAATTTCCCGTACAAATAAGTATATTGACGAAACTGCACCGTGGGTTTTGGCTAAATCGGAAGAAGACCGTATGAAACTGGCATCTGTCATGTATCATCTGGCTCTGTCCCTTCATCAGACGGCGGTTCTTCTGCAGCCGTTCATGACAAATGCGCCGAAACAGATGATTGAACAGCTTGGCCTTTCAGCAGATTCATTACGCTGGGACACTTTGCAGGACGGCTATACAATTCCAGCCGGTACGACAGTTATTAAAAAAGGCGTTCCCATTTTCCCGCGTCTCGATACAGAAGTGGAAGTAGAGTACATTCGGCAGCAAATGGCAATTACGGCACCTGCCGAAGTGGAAGAGAAAAAAGAGGAAGTAATAGAAGAATCGAATGAAATAACCTTTGACGAGTTCATGAGCATAGACATGCGCGTAGCAACTGTAACGGCATGTGAAAAGATGCCAAAAGCCGACAAACTGCTCAAATTGCAAGTCGACCTCGGCTATGAACAGCGTCAAGTAGTGTCCGGCATTGCCGAACACTATAAAGCTGAAGACGTAGTCGGTATGAAAGTTATTGTCGTTGCGAACTTGAAACCGGTCAAACTTCGGGGAGAACTATCACAGGGCATGATCCTCGCAGGCGAGGAAGACGGCGTCCTGAAACTTGCAACGGTCGATCCGTTACTGGAAAACGGTGCGAGAGTAAAATAA
- a CDS encoding tRNA1(Val) (adenine(37)-N6)-methyltransferase, with product MKLQGDERLDYLLAEDLRIIQSPSVFSFSLDAVLLARFAYMPLRGGKIVDLCTGNGAIPLFLSARTKGAVIGIELQERLADMAQRSVELNGLEEQITIHQANVIGIAKEIGYELYDTVTCNPPYFPANNASTRNKSEHYTIARHEVELTLDQAVKSASELLKQGGKAAFVHRPGRLLDIITSMRKYRLEPKRIRFVYPKEGKEANTLLIEAIKDGKPDLKILPPLYVYQEDGEYTEEVRKLLYGEE from the coding sequence GTGAAATTACAAGGCGACGAACGGCTTGACTATTTACTGGCAGAGGACTTGCGGATTATTCAAAGCCCTTCTGTTTTTTCATTTTCATTGGATGCAGTACTGTTGGCGCGATTTGCTTATATGCCGCTGCGCGGTGGGAAAATCGTAGACTTATGCACGGGGAACGGTGCCATCCCTTTATTTCTGAGTGCCCGGACGAAGGGGGCTGTCATTGGCATAGAATTACAGGAACGTCTGGCAGATATGGCACAAAGAAGCGTTGAACTTAATGGGCTGGAAGAGCAGATCACGATACATCAAGCAAATGTTATTGGGATTGCAAAGGAAATTGGCTATGAACTATATGATACGGTCACGTGCAATCCGCCGTATTTCCCGGCAAATAATGCAAGCACGAGAAATAAAAGTGAGCATTATACGATTGCGCGTCATGAAGTAGAGCTGACACTTGATCAGGCCGTAAAGTCTGCAAGTGAATTACTGAAGCAAGGCGGAAAAGCAGCGTTTGTCCATCGGCCCGGGCGATTGCTGGATATAATTACGTCGATGAGAAAGTATCGTCTGGAGCCGAAGCGCATTCGTTTCGTCTACCCGAAAGAAGGAAAGGAAGCAAACACCCTATTGATTGAAGCAATCAAAGACGGGAAGCCCGATTTGAAGATACTTCCTCCTTTATATGTCTATCAAGAGGATGGAGAATATACAGAAGAAGTGAGGAAGTTATTGTATGGGGAAGAATGA
- the rsmI gene encoding 16S rRNA (cytidine(1402)-2'-O)-methyltransferase: protein MTSQKSAETTEHGKLFIVGTPIGNLEDMSFRAVRILQEADYIAAEDTRNTIKLCNHFDIHTQLISYHEHNTRAAGEKIIELLQDGKDVAIVSDAGMPCISDPGADLVELAIAKGIAAVPVPGPNAAVTALVASGITPQPFTFFGFLSRQKKEQKAQLAKLQRCEETLLFYEAPHRLKQTLRSLAEQFGSERKIVMARELTKRFEELLRGTIGEAVEWAESNEIRGEFCLVVEGNTQAEDEMNTAWWTELSMKKHVEYVIEERGVRSKDAIKEVAETRGLSKRDVYQAYHVE, encoded by the coding sequence ATTACGTCCCAAAAAAGTGCTGAAACGACAGAGCATGGAAAGTTATTCATTGTCGGTACACCGATCGGCAATCTGGAAGATATGTCTTTTCGTGCTGTCCGGATCTTGCAGGAAGCAGATTATATAGCGGCAGAAGATACGCGAAACACCATCAAACTATGCAACCACTTTGATATTCATACACAATTAATCAGCTATCATGAACATAATACAAGGGCAGCGGGAGAAAAGATTATAGAATTGCTTCAAGATGGGAAAGATGTGGCTATTGTCAGCGATGCAGGAATGCCATGTATCTCAGATCCAGGTGCAGATCTCGTTGAATTGGCAATTGCGAAGGGAATTGCGGCAGTTCCTGTGCCGGGTCCGAATGCAGCGGTTACGGCATTGGTCGCGTCAGGTATTACTCCCCAGCCATTTACGTTCTTCGGATTCCTTTCTCGTCAAAAGAAAGAGCAAAAGGCACAGCTGGCCAAACTGCAGCGCTGCGAAGAGACTTTGTTATTTTATGAAGCACCGCACCGTTTAAAGCAAACATTGCGCAGTTTGGCAGAACAATTTGGAAGTGAACGGAAAATTGTGATGGCGCGCGAGTTAACCAAACGATTTGAAGAGCTGCTGAGAGGAACCATAGGCGAGGCAGTGGAATGGGCAGAGTCGAATGAAATTCGCGGAGAGTTCTGTCTCGTTGTAGAAGGGAACACCCAAGCGGAAGATGAAATGAACACTGCCTGGTGGACGGAACTTTCAATGAAGAAACACGTCGAATATGTAATAGAAGAACGAGGGGTTCGTTCGAAAGATGCAATCAAAGAAGTGGCGGAAACACGCGGACTAAGTAAGCGGGATGTTTATCAGGCATATCACGTAGAGTAA
- a CDS encoding GIY-YIG nuclease family protein: MGKNEHFFYVLECNDGSYYAGYTNDLDRRLRVHNEGKGAKYTRGRLPVRYVYQELFETQRGAMQAEYQFKQLSRAQKEQYITKERCT, encoded by the coding sequence ATGGGGAAGAATGAGCACTTCTTTTATGTTCTTGAATGCAATGACGGCTCCTACTATGCGGGCTATACAAATGATTTAGATCGCCGCTTACGGGTACATAATGAAGGAAAAGGCGCCAAGTATACAAGAGGGCGGCTGCCTGTGCGTTATGTCTATCAAGAACTATTTGAAACACAGCGCGGGGCCATGCAGGCTGAATACCAGTTCAAACAATTAAGCCGCGCACAGAAAGAGCAATATATAACAAAGGAGCGTTGCACATGA
- a CDS encoding AbrB/MazE/SpoVT family DNA-binding domain-containing protein: protein MKSTGIVRKVDELGRVVIPIELRRTLGIEQKDALEIYVDDDKIILKKYMPNMTCSITGEVSDDNLRLIDGKLILSPEGAKQLIQEIENKIN, encoded by the coding sequence ATGAAGTCTACTGGTATCGTAAGAAAAGTTGATGAGCTGGGTCGCGTTGTAATCCCGATTGAACTGCGTCGCACGCTTGGCATCGAGCAAAAAGACGCGTTGGAAATATACGTGGACGACGATAAAATTATCTTAAAGAAGTACATGCCAAATATGACATGTTCTATTACCGGTGAAGTATCGGACGACAATCTTCGTTTGATCGACGGTAAGTTAATTTTAAGTCCTGAAGGCGCAAAACAATTGATTCAGGAAATTGAAAATAAAATCAATTAA
- a CDS encoding small, acid-soluble spore protein, alpha/beta type, translated as MARKGVMSDQLKEEIAKELGFYDVVQREGWGGIRSRDAGNMVKRAIEMASRQVEEKK; from the coding sequence ATGGCGAGAAAAGGCGTCATGTCAGATCAGTTGAAAGAAGAGATCGCGAAAGAACTTGGCTTTTACGATGTAGTACAGCGTGAGGGCTGGGGCGGTATTCGTTCACGTGATGCAGGAAATATGGTAAAACGTGCAATTGAAATGGCGAGCAGACAAGTGGAGGAAAAGAAGTAA
- a CDS encoding stage 0 sporulation family protein — protein MYKVVGVRFKKAGKLYYFDPLDMPIEIGDYVIVETARGVEYGKVASRSNEIDDEDVVLPLKKIIRLADETDRERVKENEQEANQAFDVCVQKIAEHQLDMRLVDVEYTFDRNKIVFYFTAEGRVDFRNLVKDLASIFRTRIELRQIGVRDEAKMLGGIGPCGRMLCCSTFLGDFEPVSIKMAKDQNLSLNPSKISGLCGRLMCCLKYENDAYEEAKAQMPDLGKQVATPDGIGKVVGLNLLERVLQVNVPAFERVLEYAWSEIEDLQKEMAQLTK, from the coding sequence TTGTATAAAGTCGTAGGCGTCCGCTTTAAAAAAGCGGGTAAGTTATATTATTTCGACCCATTGGATATGCCGATTGAAATTGGAGACTACGTGATTGTAGAAACCGCCAGAGGAGTAGAATACGGCAAAGTAGCCAGTCGGAGTAATGAAATAGATGATGAAGATGTCGTCTTGCCACTGAAAAAGATCATTCGTCTTGCGGATGAAACTGATCGGGAACGTGTCAAAGAGAATGAGCAAGAAGCAAATCAAGCTTTTGATGTCTGTGTACAAAAAATTGCAGAGCATCAATTAGATATGCGTTTAGTAGACGTAGAATATACATTTGACCGCAATAAAATCGTGTTCTATTTCACTGCTGAAGGACGAGTGGACTTCCGTAATCTCGTAAAAGATCTTGCTTCCATTTTCCGGACAAGAATTGAATTGCGCCAGATTGGTGTACGGGATGAGGCCAAGATGCTTGGCGGTATCGGACCATGCGGCAGGATGCTTTGCTGTTCAACATTTTTAGGTGATTTTGAACCAGTATCCATTAAGATGGCCAAGGATCAGAACCTTTCGTTGAATCCATCAAAAATTTCCGGTCTATGCGGCCGCTTAATGTGCTGTCTGAAATATGAAAATGACGCATATGAAGAAGCAAAAGCACAAATGCCAGATCTCGGCAAGCAAGTGGCAACACCAGATGGAATAGGGAAAGTAGTCGGTCTGAATTTATTGGAGCGGGTGCTGCAAGTGAATGTACCGGCGTTTGAACGAGTATTGGAATATGCGTGGAGTGAGATTGAGGATTTACAAAAGGAAATGGCTCAATTGACAAAATGA